In Salarias fasciatus chromosome 20, fSalaFa1.1, whole genome shotgun sequence, a single window of DNA contains:
- the sall4 gene encoding sal-like protein 4, with protein sequence MSRRKQAKPQHINSDEPGSIENGIHQDNQSEEAESEVKRFRMDETRVCNKCCAEFFDEAEFEEHEKNCTKNQQVVIMKDGDGNEVPEEYSQDSPEGHVNDQDSHSSNHSMLQASADHLDRTEEDLSMNAEDSENQDQGESPASPAMTYETSPKMQDSNAGAETMADTKVAVSQRPSNSSLASSQEALQAIPVILEQLVCLQQQQLQQIQLTEQIRIQVAMMTPQGLQASAGAAMDPLKALGAHLSQQLSAAAALIGKRTGTQNLSMETLKQGKLPLPTGLSTSLPTGLSSMASKADILKGVPDLASRLPALLPQSPGILGFPGAFNGIQAGIESSKKVKAKMLNLPPESKSGDSLYKHKCKYCGKTFGNDSALQIHLRSHTGERPFKCNICGNRFTTKGNLKVHFQRHKDKYPNISMNPHPVPEHLDNIPTSSGIPFGMSVPMDESGLTEMKPMLGHAATGFNPASIPGFKTSFDGFSGDPFSQGPSPSTSDASPSVSSMFSQETGLDPSQKDAKDFLGALHHMNGSSLAGEQSSGTAKLQQMVDGLEKRTNDPNECVICHRVLSCQSSLKMHYRTHTGERPYKCKICGRAFSTKGNLKAHYGVHRANTPLKMQHSCPICQKKYTNAVVLQQHIRMHMGGQIPNTPLPENQFEATEVMEQSPAEEKPVDASNFEANNEDQKPEVNPQKPADKSDSLLSASEEQAQKNGAPGIFSSLEVLKSLTSALALKRQSSTTSEGEGTPKESESAPKDPECQNGRSPAVSDSAMSFNSSSPANHTSSKSPESAVDDFTHNAFKQESDAIQDGAESSGALDLTASSSLTPKAIKEEPGLPFTNGDYTPSSMPFMRIPPSLANLEMKIPPENPLGPHSLFSSHMPQGTAMASSISAAPRRSSKHHICNVCGKNFSSASALQIHERTHTGEKPFACNICGRAFTTKGNLKVHIGTHMWNNSSRRGQRLSLDNPMALMAMSTEAKMMPEMMQPPKELAAPSMNFDPSLWNQYAAAAFSGGLTMKTNEISVIQGGGIPLPGSPAGGPLIGSTGGLVKMDGSHSGLPATLAEIEKSSSDSVPKSQFPHFMEEGKIAVN encoded by the exons ATGTCGCGGCGCAAGCAAGCCAAACCGCAGCACATCAACTCTGACGAGCCCGGATCCATAGAAAATG GGATTCATCAAGATAATCAATCTGAAGAGGctgaaagtgaagtgaaaagaTTCAGGATGGATGAAACCAGAGTTTGCAACAAGTGCTGTGCTGAGTTCTTTGACGAAGCAGAGTTTGAAGAGCATGAAAAAAATTGCACTAAAAATCAGCAAGTGGTCATCATGAAAGACGGAGATGGCAATGAAGTGCCCGAGGAATATTCACAAGATTCTCCTGAAGGCCACGTGAATGACCAGGACAGCCATTCCAGCAATCATTCCATGTTACAAGCCAGCGCAGACCACCTGGACAGGACCGAAGAAGACTTGAGCATGAATGCAGAGGACTCAGAAAACCAGGATCAGGGAGAGTCGCCTGCCAGTCCTGCGATGACATATGAAACTTCACCCAAAATGCAGGATTCGAATGCTGGAGCTGAAACCATGGCTGACACTAAAGTCGCCGTGTCCCAGCGACCTTCAAACTCGTCTCTGGCTTCGTCACAGGAAGCTCTGCAGGCCATCCCGGTGATCCTGGAGCAGCTCGTGTGCCTCCAGCAACAGCAGCTACAGCAGATCCAGCTCACTGAACAGATCAGAATCCAAGTAGCCATGATGACCCCACAGGGTCTCCAAGCATCAGCAGGGGCAGCAATGGACCCTTTGAAAGCTCTCGGTGCCCATTTGTCtcagcagctgtctgctgcAGCGGCCCTGATCGGAAAAAGAACTGGTACTCAGAACCTTTCCATGGAGACGTTGAAGCAAGGTAAACTACCTCTACCCACTGGCCTCTCTACCTCCCTTCCCACAGGCTTGAGCTCAATGGCTTCAAAAGCGGACATTTTGAAAGGTGTTCCTGATCTGGCAAGCCGTTTACCTGCCCTGCTGCCCCAATCACCTGGCATTTTGGGTTTCCCGGGCGCGTTCAATGGCATCCAAGCCGGGATTGAGTCCTCCAAAAAAGTAAAAGCCAAGATGCTGAACCTCCCGCCAGAGTCAAAGAGTGGGGACTCCCTGTACAAGCACAAGTGTAAATACTGTGGAAAAACGTTTGGCAACGACAGCGCCCTGCAGATCCACCTGAGATCTCACACTGGAGAGAGGCCTTTCAAGTGCAACATCTGTGGAAACCGCTTCACGACGAAAGGAAACCTCAAGGTGCATTTCCAAAGGCACAAAGACAAATATCCAAACATCAGCATGAATCCCCATCCTGTGCCAGAGCATCTTGACAATATTCCCACCAGCAGTGGCATTCCTTTCGGTATGTCTGTCCCCATGGATGAGTCTGGTCTTACTGAGATGAAGCCAATGTTGGGCCATGCAGCTACAGGTTTCAACCCGGCATCCATACCAGGATTCAAAACCTCTTTTGATGGTTTTAGTGGCGATCCATTTTCCCAGGGACCCTCCCCATCTACAAGTGATGCCTCTCCATCtgtttcctccatgtttagTCAAGAAACAGGATTGGATCCAAGTCAGAAAGATGCTAAGGATTTTCTTGGAGCACTGCATCATATGAATGGAAGTTCCCTCGCTGGAGAACAGAGCTCAGGAACGGCGAAACTTCAGCAGATGGTGGACGGCCTGGAAAAGAGGACCAACGACCCGAATGAGTGTGTAATCTGCCACAGGGTGCTTAGCTGCCAGAGCTCACTGAAAATGCATtaccgcacacacacaggtgaaagGCCCTACAAATGCAAAATCTGTGGCAGGGCCTTCTCCACAAAGGGCAACCTGAAGGCTCATTATGGTGTGCACAGGGCTAACACTCCTCTTAAAATGCAGCACTCGTGTCCCATCTGCCAGAAGAAGTACACAAATGCTGTGGTTCTGCAACAGCACATTCGCATGCACATGGGTGGTCAGATTCCCAACACCCCACTGCCAGAAAATCAGTTTGAAGCAACGGAGGTGATGGAGCAGTCTCCAGCTGAGGAGAAGCCTGTTGATGCCAGTAATTTTGAAGCAAACAATGAAGATCAGAAGCCAGAGGTGAACCCTCAGAAGCCAGCCGATAAGTCAGATTCACTCCTGTCTGCCTCTGAAGAACAAGCCCAGAAGAACGGAGCCCCGGGCATCTTTTCCAGCCTGGAGGTACTGAAGAGTCTCACCTCTGCTCTTGCACTGAAACGACAGAGCAGCACCACTTCAGAGGGCGAGGGCACACCCAAAGAATCCGAGTCTGCTCCGAAAGATCCAGAATGTCAGAATGGTCGCAGTCCTGCCGTTTCGGACTCCGCCATGTCATTTAACTCCTCTTCCCCCGCCAATCACACCAGTAGTAAGTCCCCAGAGTCGGCTGTCGATGACTTCACCCACAATGCTTTCAAACAGGAGTCTGATGCCATTCAAGATGGCGCCGAGTCAAGCGGAGCGCTTGACCTCACAGCTTCCAGCAGCCTCACTCCCAAAGCGATTAAAGAAGAACCTGGCCTGCCCTTTACTAACGGAGACTACA CTCCCAGCAGCATGCCTTTCATGAGAATACCACCTAGTCTGGCCAACCTGGAAATGAAGATCCCTCCAGAGAACCCTTTGGGTCCTCACAGTTTGTTCAGCTCCCACATGCCTCAGGGAACAGCCATGGCCTCCTCCATCTCCGCTGCACCACGGCGATCCAGCAAACACCACATATGTAATGTCTGTGGAAAGAACTTCTCATCTGCCAGCGCGCTGCAGATCCATGAGCGTActcacacgggtgagaagccTTTTGCCTGCAACATCTGCGGCAGGGCTTTCACCACAAAGGGCAATCTAAAG gtGCATATTGGCACTCACATGTGGAACAACTCCTCTCGCCGCGGCCAGCGTCTGTCCCTGGATAACCCCATGGCACTGATGGCTATGAGCACGGAGGCCAAGATGATGCCGGAGATGATGCAACCGCCCAAAGAGCTGGCAGCTCCGTCAATGAACTTTGACCCATCGCTGTGGAACCAATACGCTGCTGCCGCCTTCAGTGGTGGCCTGACCATGAAGACCAATGAGATATCGGTCATCCAGGGAGGCGGCATCCCGCTCCCCGGGAGCCCTGCTGGGGGGCCTCTGATCGGATCCACCGGAGGCCTCGTGAAGATGGACGGGTCCCACTCTGGCCTGCCAGCCACCTTGGCTGAAATTGAGAAGAGCAGCTCTGACAGTGTGCCAAAATCACAATTCCCACATTTCATGGAGGAGGGAAAAATTGCAGTCAACTAa